A genomic segment from Thermoplasmatales archaeon encodes:
- the ubiA gene encoding putative 4-hydroxybenzoate polyprenyltransferase, translating into MKFSDIIDYIKLEHTVFDIPFIFTGYVIAAGTHIYPVKILLILIAAVSARSAAMSLNRILGLKYDRTNPRKKDWALVSGKIKLRNAVYLTAFFIFIFELSSYLLNTFVLLLSPVVIFLFLSDPLLKRYTVWRHLYMGSAIGIGVLAGYLSVIPSFPLNPPIYLIFVATSFWIAGFDMIYVLPDIEYDKINGLKTVMTKYGVQRGLQISDIFHAITLISFYALIFYYPTAWYMAALVIITFLVVYQHFIINPSDLNSVRTSFFRPNSFIGFTFLLAIILTVALPITI; encoded by the coding sequence ATGAAATTCAGCGATATCATTGATTACATAAAACTTGAGCACACCGTTTTCGATATTCCGTTTATCTTCACCGGCTACGTAATTGCGGCCGGAACTCATATTTACCCGGTGAAAATATTGCTTATATTGATCGCTGCCGTCTCAGCAAGGTCAGCAGCTATGTCTCTTAACAGGATACTTGGCCTGAAGTATGATCGCACAAACCCAAGAAAAAAGGATTGGGCTCTCGTATCCGGGAAGATTAAGTTAAGAAACGCCGTTTATTTAACGGCCTTTTTTATTTTTATTTTTGAGCTTTCATCATATCTGCTCAACACCTTCGTTTTGCTTCTCTCGCCTGTGGTCATTTTTCTGTTCCTTTCAGACCCGCTACTTAAGCGGTACACTGTATGGCGACACCTATACATGGGATCGGCTATTGGAATAGGAGTACTCGCAGGCTACCTTTCTGTAATTCCGTCCTTTCCCCTGAATCCCCCAATTTACCTTATTTTCGTCGCTACATCTTTCTGGATTGCCGGATTTGACATGATATACGTTCTCCCAGATATTGAATATGATAAAATTAATGGACTAAAGACCGTTATGACAAAATACGGCGTGCAGAGGGGTTTGCAGATATCCGACATTTTTCACGCGATTACGCTGATCTCTTTCTACGCTTTGATATTCTATTACCCAACTGCCTGGTACATGGCTGCGCTTGTAATCATAACTTTCCTGGTAGTATATCAACACTTTATCATAAACCCATCCGATTTGAATTCGGTTCGGACCTCGTTTTTCAGGCCCAATTCATTCATTGGCTTCACTTTTCTACTGGCGATTATACTCACAGTAGCGCTTCCAATAACGATCTGA
- a CDS encoding UbiX family flavin prenyltransferase: MRIVICITGATGAIYGYRLLLAVKDLSSIESYLIITKDAETTLKLETNLDYADVSALATHVYDENDFQAPIASGSFITDGTIIAPCSMKTLSAIANGYEQNLVSRTAMVSLKEKRPLIVMVRETPFNIIHLKNMVSVAEAGGIIMPPMPPFYFKIKNINEMVDLTVGRALNMLGIETALMKQWGVDK; encoded by the coding sequence ATGAGAATAGTAATATGCATAACAGGTGCAACCGGTGCAATTTATGGTTACAGACTTCTACTTGCTGTTAAAGATCTGAGCAGTATAGAAAGTTATTTGATTATAACGAAAGATGCGGAAACAACACTGAAACTAGAAACCAACCTTGATTACGCCGACGTCTCCGCACTGGCAACTCATGTTTACGATGAGAATGATTTTCAAGCGCCAATAGCGAGCGGCTCGTTCATTACGGATGGAACAATAATTGCACCTTGCTCGATGAAAACGCTCTCCGCCATTGCCAATGGATATGAACAGAATCTAGTTTCCAGAACAGCCATGGTAAGCTTAAAAGAGAAAAGACCATTAATTGTTATGGTAAGGGAAACACCTTTCAATATCATTCACCTGAAAAACATGGTCAGCGTGGCAGAAGCCGGAGGTATTATTATGCCTCCGATGCCACCTTTTTATTTTAAAATTAAGAATATAAATGAGATGGTAGATCTTACTGTAGGAAGAGCACTGAACATGCTTGGAATTGAAACAGCCCTAATGAAACAATGGGGTGTAGATAAGTAA
- a CDS encoding DMT family transporter: MKELKFLLPYVVFTALSYYFAKNGLLFSSPLVYMGLRFLIGGVILLAISRKLVFSRDIIIFSLLTASSTILWAYGLTIVSPSESAVLSYSMPLFSLPIAFILIREKPTHLEIIGTVTGFFGVIIYSLPLLGGFDLAGILLTVGNAVFWASYTVMYRKMKSQDPIALNASQFLIGAVIMLALSPLDFRLVPTGDFVIDLLWLSTLGGVVTFLMWNYMIRISKVNRITVLSFSVPALTMVIGVFVTKSLPELLSIIGVIIMFIGIFMSRFKRGISFVKPFYNNNKP, encoded by the coding sequence GTGAAGGAGCTAAAATTCCTGCTACCTTATGTGGTATTTACTGCCCTGAGCTATTATTTTGCCAAGAATGGGCTTCTCTTCTCATCTCCTCTGGTGTACATGGGTTTAAGGTTCTTGATAGGGGGCGTTATTCTCCTTGCTATCTCACGAAAGCTTGTTTTTAGTAGAGATATAATCATATTTTCCCTTCTAACTGCGTCGAGTACTATCCTATGGGCATATGGCCTCACTATAGTTTCTCCATCAGAGTCGGCGGTTCTTAGTTATTCCATGCCACTCTTTTCTCTCCCGATAGCGTTTATACTGATCAGGGAAAAGCCAACTCATCTAGAGATCATAGGTACTGTGACTGGTTTTTTCGGCGTTATTATTTACAGTTTGCCGCTCTTGGGTGGTTTCGATCTTGCAGGCATACTATTGACTGTGGGCAATGCGGTATTCTGGGCATCATATACCGTAATGTATAGGAAGATGAAGTCCCAGGACCCCATAGCACTGAACGCCTCTCAATTCCTTATAGGAGCAGTTATCATGCTTGCTTTGAGCCCTCTGGACTTTAGGCTTGTCCCAACAGGAGACTTCGTAATAGACCTTCTCTGGCTCTCCACTCTTGGAGGCGTCGTAACCTTCCTTATGTGGAACTACATGATTAGAATAAGCAAAGTGAATCGAATCACGGTTCTTTCTTTCAGCGTTCCTGCCCTTACCATGGTTATTGGGGTGTTCGTCACAAAATCCTTACCGGAGCTACTTTCAATAATAGGTGTAATAATAATGTTCATCGGCATATTTATGTCGAGATTCAAAAGAGGAATCAGTTTCGTTAAGCCTTTTTACAACAACAATAAACCATAG
- a CDS encoding archease: MKFEVLDHVSDVGLRFFGHSFKALLNSAMKGTAYLIGDRDAYSMPIKKTVRLRFKTPEDLMIQILAKVVYFFDTERIILNHAENIPEIFPGQARITLTGYKVGPKFNYRYLLKSPTYYDFVLSPEKGYGEIIYDI, encoded by the coding sequence TTGAAATTTGAAGTTTTAGATCATGTTTCGGATGTCGGCCTGCGTTTCTTTGGGCATAGTTTTAAGGCGCTTCTGAATAGTGCGATGAAAGGAACGGCTTATCTCATTGGTGATCGCGATGCATATTCGATGCCAATTAAGAAAACTGTCCGGCTCCGGTTCAAAACACCTGAGGACCTTATGATACAGATCCTGGCTAAAGTGGTATATTTCTTTGATACAGAGCGAATAATATTAAATCATGCCGAAAATATTCCTGAAATATTTCCAGGTCAAGCCAGAATAACCCTTACCGGTTATAAAGTTGGACCAAAATTTAATTATCGCTATCTGCTCAAATCCCCAACATATTATGACTTTGTCCTTTCTCCGGAGAAAGGTTATGGAGAAATTATTTATGACATCTAA
- a CDS encoding M48 family metallopeptidase, whose protein sequence is MFPDKVIRSNRKTVSLQINENAELVVRVPAQLSTESILRIVEQNSNWIARNRRTMLSKISESQHKNFTENEEFLYLGKSLKLKNSRKLNDQLHIEEDHFIIGTKVLDRKKVFIEWYRNAAFLKLSERTEIIARNTGLKYSAIKITSAQKRWGSCSKNGNINYTWRLVMAPIPIIDYVVLHELAHTVVRNHSSRFWNIVKKNMPDYSVRQKWLRDNVFSLRI, encoded by the coding sequence ATGTTTCCAGATAAGGTGATAAGATCCAACAGAAAAACGGTTTCTCTCCAAATTAATGAAAATGCAGAACTGGTCGTAAGAGTACCAGCTCAGCTAAGCACTGAAAGCATTCTTCGGATAGTCGAACAGAATAGCAACTGGATTGCCAGAAACAGGAGAACAATGCTATCTAAAATTTCCGAGTCGCAGCACAAAAATTTTACCGAAAACGAGGAATTTCTATATTTAGGGAAGAGTCTTAAGCTAAAAAATTCAAGAAAATTGAATGATCAATTGCACATAGAAGAGGATCACTTTATCATAGGCACAAAGGTTCTTGATCGAAAAAAGGTATTCATTGAATGGTACAGAAACGCCGCCTTTTTGAAGCTTTCAGAAAGAACAGAAATCATTGCCAGGAACACAGGATTAAAATATTCTGCAATAAAGATTACATCCGCTCAAAAGAGATGGGGATCTTGTTCTAAAAATGGAAATATTAATTACACCTGGCGGCTAGTAATGGCACCGATACCAATAATAGACTATGTTGTACTTCATGAACTGGCACACACGGTAGTAAGAAATCACTCCAGCAGGTTCTGGAACATTGTTAAGAAGAACATGCCGGATTATTCGGTCAGGCAAAAATGGTTGAGAGACAATGTATTCAGTTTAAGAATCTAA
- a CDS encoding menaquinone biosynthesis decarboxylase translates to MSFEDLHDYISFLSNKKDLVRIDDSVDTDLELTYILSEEERVGRGRTILFSNIKGSSVSAVGNLFSTHEKMGYVLGEDPNTLGSRITNLVKPPPEKSSFIGKGLEMMKELGGLRPKISNTLPNDRIELEKVDLFRYPICKTWPQDGGKFITLPLVITKDPETGNRNMGMYRMQVYDSETTGMHWHIHKGGSEDYIKEKWRKEIMDVAVVIGSDPLTIFSAVAPLPSGIDEFMFRGLISKKRSELVKGKTVDLEYPRNFEIVLEGYVDPSETRVEGPFGDHTGYYSLEEEFPVFHVRKIVERKDRIYATTIVGKLWHEDVVIGKTVERMFLPFIQMVMPEIVDINTMEEAVFHNMVIVSIRKMYPGHAKKVMFGLWSLGQLMFSKIIVVVDNDINIHDRKEVIWAMTTRIDPERDVTIIPGTVTDSLDHASRIFNYGSKLGIDATRKGASEGYTRRWPDVLEMPKDLEDRMKKLLKDRLMDK, encoded by the coding sequence ATGTCTTTCGAAGACTTGCACGATTATATATCATTTCTGTCGAATAAGAAAGATCTAGTTAGAATCGATGACTCCGTCGATACAGACCTCGAACTTACTTATATTCTTAGTGAAGAGGAACGCGTAGGGCGGGGACGAACTATATTGTTTAGCAATATTAAGGGAAGCAGCGTAAGTGCTGTTGGTAACCTCTTTTCAACACACGAAAAAATGGGATATGTCTTGGGAGAAGATCCTAATACCCTTGGCTCGAGAATAACGAACCTTGTCAAACCACCTCCAGAGAAAAGCTCATTCATTGGAAAAGGACTAGAAATGATGAAGGAACTTGGCGGTCTTCGCCCCAAGATTTCGAATACCCTTCCAAATGATAGGATCGAACTGGAAAAAGTCGATCTATTTCGGTACCCTATTTGCAAGACCTGGCCACAGGACGGGGGGAAGTTTATTACTCTTCCGCTTGTCATCACAAAGGATCCTGAAACAGGAAACAGGAACATGGGCATGTATCGCATGCAGGTCTACGATTCTGAGACTACAGGTATGCACTGGCATATTCATAAGGGTGGTTCAGAGGATTATATAAAAGAAAAATGGCGGAAAGAAATTATGGACGTGGCAGTAGTAATAGGCAGTGATCCTCTAACGATATTTTCTGCTGTCGCGCCTCTACCAAGCGGAATAGATGAGTTCATGTTTCGTGGTCTCATCTCAAAGAAGAGATCTGAACTAGTTAAGGGGAAAACTGTCGATTTGGAATATCCCAGAAATTTTGAAATTGTGCTTGAAGGCTATGTCGACCCCTCTGAGACCAGAGTAGAGGGGCCATTCGGAGATCATACCGGCTATTACTCACTAGAGGAGGAATTTCCTGTGTTCCATGTCAGGAAAATCGTAGAGAGAAAGGACAGAATATATGCGACCACAATCGTGGGAAAATTATGGCATGAAGATGTTGTAATCGGAAAAACAGTTGAGAGGATGTTCCTTCCATTTATACAGATGGTAATGCCGGAGATCGTTGACATAAACACTATGGAGGAGGCAGTTTTTCACAACATGGTAATTGTTTCAATAAGGAAGATGTATCCCGGACACGCGAAAAAGGTCATGTTTGGCCTCTGGAGCCTTGGACAGCTAATGTTCTCCAAGATTATCGTGGTTGTTGACAATGATATAAACATACATGATAGAAAGGAAGTAATATGGGCAATGACAACAAGGATCGATCCGGAGAGGGATGTAACAATTATACCCGGTACTGTAACTGATAGCCTAGATCATGCTTCTAGAATCTTCAATTATGGCTCAAAGCTGGGTATCGATGCTACGCGCAAAGGTGCATCGGAAGGCTACACAAGGAGGTGGCCTGATGTTCTTGAAATGCCGAAAGATCTTGAGGACAGAATGAAAAAATTGCTAAAAGACAGGTTAATGGATAAGTAG
- a CDS encoding arginine decarboxylase, pyruvoyl-dependent — MSSLVAKKVFFTRGTGRGQSELRSFEEALRDGGIAPYNIVGISSIFPPFAETVTRDEGLKLLSPGQILFTVLARNSSNELNRMISAAIGYAIPTDRSKWGYLSEHHSFGETEKVAGFFAEKLAAEMLASTMGQASELKWNQEKEEYVLKDKILTTKNICSTAVVLNPGEWTTVIAAAVMIMGD; from the coding sequence ATGTCTTCACTTGTTGCAAAGAAGGTATTTTTTACGCGAGGAACTGGAAGGGGGCAGAGCGAACTCAGATCTTTTGAGGAGGCTTTGCGAGATGGCGGGATCGCACCATACAATATAGTTGGAATAAGCTCTATTTTTCCGCCCTTCGCCGAAACTGTGACTAGGGATGAGGGTCTCAAGCTGCTTTCGCCCGGTCAAATATTATTTACGGTTCTTGCTCGAAATTCCTCAAATGAACTCAACAGGATGATATCTGCCGCCATCGGTTACGCCATCCCCACGGATAGGAGCAAGTGGGGTTATCTGAGTGAGCATCATAGCTTTGGGGAGACAGAGAAAGTAGCTGGCTTCTTTGCTGAAAAACTTGCGGCAGAAATGCTTGCAAGCACGATGGGCCAGGCGTCTGAACTGAAATGGAATCAGGAAAAAGAGGAATACGTTCTGAAGGATAAAATTTTGACAACGAAAAACATTTGCTCGACTGCTGTGGTCCTGAATCCTGGAGAGTGGACAACGGTTATTGCCGCAGCAGTTATGATTATGGGAGATTAA
- a CDS encoding cation:proton antiporter, with protein MDIILAIFLLLLFALIFGELFEKFGLPSIVGEILAGVILGPAVLNFIKPGPILSGFSEIALFFIVLLIGIELTTESLRKHYKTGVLFSMTSFVIPVIAMILISIFLLQLKEETATILSVAIGVPSISIISVITNRLGLLKVDDGNIIIASVVITDVTAFVIASIYIGKNIYLVVLALVVFLVLLFLLDHFIRANSERVANIFRRLHAADRGEKIIFGAIILGGLVISSLFEFIGITYVLGAFFAGLLISDVVVGKSLQGILTRTLTRLDDSFFIPIFFSIDGLSAVIPSMHYVAILIILIATTGIIGGALDLYLGRRVFRNIKGRTAAGIFGGRGAVGIIIATVAFNAGILSVDLFSVAIFASVLLSLIFSLFINKRDVNTIGDPDIIS; from the coding sequence ATGGACATAATCTTAGCAATATTTCTGCTCCTGTTGTTTGCTCTCATATTTGGTGAGCTGTTTGAAAAATTTGGTCTACCGTCGATCGTGGGGGAGATCCTTGCAGGAGTGATCCTCGGCCCGGCTGTATTGAATTTTATAAAACCGGGTCCAATACTTTCCGGGTTCTCCGAGATAGCCCTCTTTTTCATCGTTTTGCTCATCGGAATAGAGCTTACAACGGAATCACTAAGAAAACACTACAAGACGGGTGTACTTTTTTCCATGACAAGTTTCGTGATCCCTGTAATTGCCATGATCTTGATCTCGATTTTCCTGCTCCAACTCAAGGAGGAGACTGCGACAATACTTTCAGTTGCAATAGGCGTTCCGTCAATCTCTATAATTTCTGTTATAACGAACAGGCTGGGATTGTTGAAAGTGGATGATGGAAACATAATTATTGCCAGTGTTGTCATTACGGACGTAACCGCATTTGTAATTGCGTCGATATACATTGGAAAGAATATTTATCTCGTGGTATTGGCCCTTGTTGTTTTTCTTGTCCTCCTCTTTCTGCTTGACCATTTCATAAGAGCAAATTCAGAAAGAGTTGCAAACATTTTCAGAAGATTGCACGCTGCTGACCGAGGAGAGAAGATCATATTTGGTGCAATTATTCTAGGCGGTCTTGTTATATCGAGTCTTTTTGAATTTATAGGTATAACTTATGTTCTTGGCGCATTTTTCGCAGGTCTTCTTATCAGTGACGTTGTTGTTGGAAAATCGCTGCAAGGCATACTTACCAGAACACTGACACGATTGGACGACAGCTTCTTCATACCTATATTCTTCAGCATTGACGGCTTATCTGCAGTTATACCATCGATGCATTACGTTGCTATCCTAATAATTCTTATAGCCACCACCGGCATCATAGGGGGTGCGCTAGATCTTTATCTTGGGCGTAGGGTATTTAGAAATATCAAGGGTAGGACCGCTGCAGGCATTTTTGGTGGAAGAGGGGCTGTGGGGATCATTATAGCAACTGTTGCATTCAACGCGGGTATCCTATCTGTTGATCTTTTTTCAGTTGCGATATTCGCATCAGTACTCCTTTCACTTATTTTCTCTCTTTTCATAAACAAGAGAGATGTTAACACAATTGGAGATCCGGATATAATTTCTTGA
- a CDS encoding aldehyde dehydrogenase family protein: MKNFIDGEWIDSSSGETLEKISPVDGKVIGTFPSATKDDVDRAIDAADESFESWFSLGSVGRSKIIYRAKELIEQNRKELEALLMKENGKIKLETKEEVDGVIDQIQYYAEFARKITGDLVEGDTSTRKILQYKVPVGVVVALTPWNFPAAMVARKLAPALMTGNSVVMKPSSDTPFSAEWIVRKFTEAGLPKGVLNFVTGKGSVIGDYIVAHKKVNLITMTGSTSTGQRIMKNASNNMSKLVLELGGKAPFMVWKDADLKNALRTLLWAKFWNSGQSCIAAERLYVHSSVYKKFMDMFVKATSQITVGDPMSARMGPLINKSALQTTEKFVSDAIDSGAKIAYGGKVPNLKGDLANGYFYEPTIIEDVTQKSNLFQEEVFGPVLGAMEVEDEEDMYTKANDSKYGLASYLFTSNPNLIFTAAERIRFGELYVNMPGPESSQGYHTGFRLTGQAGEGSKYGIEEYVKLKNVYVDYSGKPLSIETVDEKLIG, translated from the coding sequence ATGAAGAATTTTATAGATGGCGAATGGATAGATTCAAGCAGTGGAGAAACTTTAGAGAAGATAAGCCCGGTTGATGGTAAAGTCATTGGCACGTTCCCCTCTGCAACGAAAGACGATGTTGATAGGGCGATAGATGCTGCAGATGAAAGCTTCGAGAGTTGGTTTTCTCTGGGTTCCGTGGGACGCTCAAAAATAATATACAGAGCAAAGGAGCTTATTGAACAGAACAGGAAAGAACTTGAAGCCCTCCTTATGAAGGAGAATGGTAAGATCAAACTGGAAACGAAGGAAGAAGTTGATGGTGTTATAGATCAGATTCAATATTATGCTGAATTCGCAAGGAAAATCACAGGTGACTTGGTAGAAGGAGATACATCGACGCGAAAGATCCTTCAGTATAAAGTTCCTGTAGGGGTTGTTGTAGCATTGACACCATGGAATTTCCCAGCAGCAATGGTGGCAAGGAAATTGGCCCCTGCATTGATGACCGGCAATTCCGTTGTTATGAAACCTAGCAGCGATACGCCCTTCAGTGCTGAGTGGATTGTTAGAAAGTTTACCGAAGCTGGTTTGCCCAAGGGGGTTCTCAATTTTGTCACAGGCAAAGGATCAGTTATAGGTGATTACATCGTCGCTCACAAGAAAGTCAATCTAATAACGATGACCGGTTCGACCTCTACGGGCCAGAGAATAATGAAGAATGCTTCCAACAACATGTCGAAATTGGTTCTTGAGCTTGGTGGAAAGGCGCCGTTCATGGTCTGGAAGGATGCTGATCTGAAAAACGCACTCAGAACACTACTCTGGGCAAAGTTCTGGAACTCAGGCCAGTCTTGTATTGCTGCAGAACGTCTGTACGTTCATTCCAGTGTGTACAAAAAATTCATGGATATGTTCGTGAAAGCAACTTCTCAAATAACGGTTGGTGACCCTATGTCCGCGAGAATGGGACCTCTAATAAACAAGAGTGCACTTCAGACAACTGAGAAGTTTGTATCCGATGCTATTGATTCAGGCGCGAAGATAGCTTACGGTGGAAAAGTCCCGAACCTTAAGGGAGATCTTGCAAACGGTTATTTCTATGAACCTACAATCATAGAAGATGTTACGCAGAAGTCTAACCTATTCCAAGAAGAGGTTTTCGGCCCGGTCCTTGGCGCAATGGAGGTTGAGGATGAGGAGGATATGTATACAAAAGCGAACGATTCAAAATACGGGCTTGCTTCCTATCTCTTCACTTCGAATCCAAATTTAATATTCACTGCAGCCGAGAGAATAAGGTTTGGGGAACTTTACGTAAATATGCCGGGACCGGAATCTTCGCAAGGATACCACACCGGATTCAGGCTTACCGGGCAGGCTGGCGAAGGAAGCAAGTATGGAATAGAAGAATATGTAAAACTAAAGAATGTTTACGTCGATTATTCCGGAAAACCACTGAGCATAGAAACCGTCGACGAAAAGTTAATCGGATAA
- a CDS encoding radical SAM protein encodes MILEEERNKYAEIRFASDFEISKNAPFKTVDEFVNAMGHLITPDMMIIRVTESLCPICVDDEKFDQMRIPAIVYENGGEVKLIKECAEHGVTKEKYWEDYEMYEEAKKWLDPGVKILNPHVAFYESKIICPTHCGLCVKHKSHTGLGNIVVTNRCDLSCWYCFFYAKENEPIYEPSQDQIRMMLRRMRNEKPVGANAVQITGGEPTIRDDIIDVIKIAREEGYEHIQLNTNSIRAAFDPDFPKKVREAGSNVIYTSFDGPTPRSNPKNFWEVPAALENYKKAPLGVVLVPTVIGGINDQYLGDIIRFGLSNIDVVRAVNFQPVSLVGRMPDRMREKQRVTIPGCIKKIEQQTDGLIGREDFFTVPSTAKVSNFVEQLKGKETYKLSIHFACGMGTYLFQDDEKIVPITRFIDVRGMFEYIGELADEIKVSNFKSLTKAVTVPKLLMKIGKFVDKEKAPKDFKLKDMIYNAFTEGDYHGLKAFHYKSMFIGFMHFMDPYTYDVDRVERCDIHYAMPDGRVVPFCAFNVIPELYRDATQRKYSIPAKMYEERTGKILKKEKYFREYSKEDKRRILAFYENSIGRKLSEDEIGLNLDEPIPVISSQRPDN; translated from the coding sequence ATGATACTTGAAGAAGAAAGGAACAAGTATGCCGAAATCCGTTTCGCGAGTGATTTCGAGATCAGTAAGAATGCTCCTTTTAAAACGGTAGACGAATTTGTAAATGCCATGGGGCATTTGATAACGCCAGATATGATGATAATAAGGGTCACAGAAAGCCTTTGTCCTATCTGTGTTGATGACGAGAAATTTGATCAGATGAGGATTCCTGCTATTGTGTACGAAAATGGCGGGGAAGTCAAACTAATAAAAGAGTGCGCTGAACATGGAGTTACAAAAGAGAAGTACTGGGAAGACTATGAGATGTACGAAGAAGCAAAGAAGTGGCTTGACCCAGGAGTAAAGATTCTTAATCCCCATGTTGCATTCTATGAGTCAAAGATAATTTGCCCAACACACTGTGGTCTTTGCGTTAAGCATAAATCTCACACCGGCCTCGGAAATATTGTTGTAACGAACAGGTGCGATCTATCGTGTTGGTACTGTTTCTTCTATGCGAAGGAAAACGAGCCGATCTATGAACCAAGTCAGGACCAGATAAGGATGATGCTCAGAAGAATGAGGAACGAGAAACCTGTCGGGGCAAATGCAGTTCAGATCACAGGTGGCGAGCCAACGATCCGTGATGACATTATAGATGTTATCAAGATTGCAAGAGAAGAAGGATATGAACATATTCAGTTGAACACTAACAGTATACGTGCAGCTTTCGATCCTGATTTCCCAAAAAAAGTCAGAGAAGCGGGTTCAAATGTCATTTATACGAGTTTCGACGGGCCTACACCAAGGTCTAATCCTAAGAACTTCTGGGAAGTACCTGCGGCACTTGAGAATTACAAGAAGGCACCGTTGGGTGTTGTCCTTGTTCCTACAGTGATCGGTGGGATAAACGACCAGTATCTGGGAGATATTATAAGATTCGGTCTATCAAACATAGATGTTGTCAGAGCAGTTAACTTCCAGCCAGTCAGTCTGGTTGGCAGGATGCCAGACAGAATGAGGGAAAAGCAGAGAGTAACAATTCCCGGCTGCATAAAGAAGATAGAGCAACAAACTGATGGGCTAATAGGTAGGGAAGACTTCTTTACTGTTCCTTCTACTGCGAAGGTTTCAAACTTCGTCGAACAACTGAAGGGCAAGGAAACCTATAAACTCTCAATACACTTTGCGTGCGGGATGGGAACTTACCTGTTCCAGGACGATGAAAAGATCGTACCTATAACAAGGTTTATCGATGTTAGAGGAATGTTCGAGTATATAGGCGAACTGGCTGATGAAATTAAAGTGTCTAACTTTAAATCTCTTACAAAGGCAGTGACGGTTCCAAAGTTGCTTATGAAGATTGGAAAGTTCGTAGACAAGGAAAAGGCACCAAAGGATTTCAAGCTGAAGGACATGATATACAACGCCTTCACCGAAGGCGATTACCACGGACTGAAAGCTTTCCATTATAAATCTATGTTCATTGGTTTCATGCACTTTATGGACCCATATACATACGATGTTGACAGAGTAGAAAGATGCGACATACACTACGCGATGCCAGATGGCAGGGTCGTTCCCTTCTGTGCGTTTAACGTAATTCCTGAACTTTACAGAGATGCTACTCAGAGGAAGTATTCTATCCCAGCGAAAATGTATGAAGAAAGGACAGGAAAGATCCTCAAGAAAGAGAAGTACTTCAGGGAATACTCGAAGGAAGACAAGAGAAGAATTCTCGCTTTCTACGAAAACAGCATAGGAAGAAAATTATCAGAGGATGAGATAGGTCTTAACCTGGATGAACCAATTCCGGTCATATCATCTCAGAGACCCGATAATTGA